The Deltaproteobacteria bacterium genome has a segment encoding these proteins:
- the lptB gene encoding LPS export ABC transporter ATP-binding protein translates to MKKLAVRGLVKSFKKRRVVDGVSLEIGPGEIVGLLGPNGAGKTTTFYMIVGLVSPDEGSVSLGEREITGLPMYERARLGISYLPQEPSVFRKLTVEENVKAVLEYMDLPRSEQEARLKELLEELGVLHIAKSKAYALSGGERRRVEIARALVNSPAFLLLDEPFSGIDPIAVGDIQDIMLELKKKGIGILVTDHNVGATLGICDRAYIVGSGRLLKTGTPTEILDSRRVREVYLGDKFRL, encoded by the coding sequence GTGAAGAAGCTCGCTGTAAGGGGACTCGTTAAGTCCTTCAAAAAGCGGAGGGTCGTCGACGGCGTAAGCCTTGAGATCGGGCCCGGCGAGATAGTCGGTCTTCTCGGCCCGAACGGCGCGGGCAAGACCACCACCTTCTACATGATAGTCGGGCTCGTGAGCCCGGACGAGGGGAGCGTCTCTTTAGGCGAAAGGGAGATAACAGGCCTCCCCATGTACGAGAGGGCGAGGCTCGGCATAAGCTATCTTCCGCAGGAGCCTTCCGTATTCAGAAAATTGACGGTCGAGGAGAACGTAAAGGCCGTCCTCGAGTACATGGACCTCCCGAGGTCCGAGCAGGAGGCGAGGCTTAAGGAGCTCCTCGAAGAGCTCGGGGTCCTGCACATCGCCAAATCAAAGGCATACGCCCTTTCAGGCGGAGAGAGGAGGAGGGTGGAGATAGCCAGGGCGCTCGTCAACTCACCGGCCTTCCTCCTGCTTGACGAGCCCTTCTCCGGCATAGACCCCATAGCGGTAGGCGACATACAGGACATAATGCTCGAGCTCAAGAAAAAGGGAATAGGCATACTGGTCACGGACCACAACGTGGGCGCGACCCTGGGCATCTGCGACAGGGCCTATATAGTCGGCTCCGGCAGGCTATTGAAAACCGGCACGCCGACCGAGATACTCGACTCAAGGCGCGTGAGGGAAGTCTACCTCGGCGACAAGTTCAGGCTTTAG
- the rpoN gene encoding RNA polymerase factor sigma-54, translating into MAYELKQELRLTQNLVMTPQLQLAIKLLQLSRLELVEMVREEVETNPVLEDLSGPEVEAGGQEAPPEKPEKPEMDWEAYIEEQSQYRSGGIDFSEREEEDDFVSNLSEAGGSLSEHLLWQLRMQGLPDADFAVGDFIIGNIDEDGYLRVIERGQMQDDEYEAATIAEVANATGTALEDASRVLATIQQFDPLGAGSRTLRECLMVQARSLPVRDTVMEEVISCHLEKLAKKNFKAIAKALGVEVEEVLEAARTISRCLNPMPGAGFGKDESRAVLPDIFIQKVGDEYVISLNEDGMPKLKISPYYRELLKAGGASADQAKGYIQDKLRSAMWLIKSVHQRQRTIYKVVECIVKFQREFLDKGLKHLKPLVLKDVAVEIGMHESTVSRVTSNKYVQTPRGIFELKYFFSNGIAGDGGEAVAVEYIKEKVRKIIESEDPKAPLSDKQIVEALKESGIMVARRTATKYREALGFQSSNRRKVHF; encoded by the coding sequence GTGGCTTACGAACTCAAACAGGAGCTCAGGCTCACACAGAACCTCGTGATGACCCCGCAGCTGCAGCTTGCGATAAAGCTTCTGCAGCTCTCCAGGCTCGAGCTCGTCGAGATGGTGCGGGAGGAGGTAGAGACGAACCCGGTCCTGGAGGACCTTTCGGGCCCTGAGGTGGAGGCCGGGGGGCAGGAAGCGCCGCCGGAGAAGCCGGAAAAGCCTGAGATGGACTGGGAGGCCTATATAGAGGAGCAGAGCCAGTACAGGTCCGGGGGCATAGACTTCAGCGAACGCGAGGAGGAGGACGACTTTGTCTCCAACCTCTCCGAAGCCGGCGGAAGCCTTTCCGAGCACCTTTTATGGCAGCTGAGGATGCAGGGGCTTCCGGATGCCGACTTCGCGGTAGGCGATTTCATAATAGGAAATATCGACGAGGACGGATACCTGAGGGTAATAGAGCGCGGCCAGATGCAGGACGATGAGTACGAGGCCGCTACGATCGCGGAGGTCGCGAACGCGACCGGGACCGCTCTTGAGGACGCCTCCCGGGTCCTCGCGACGATACAGCAGTTCGACCCCCTCGGGGCAGGCTCCCGCACCCTGAGGGAGTGCCTCATGGTGCAGGCAAGGAGCCTGCCTGTCCGCGACACCGTCATGGAGGAGGTCATCTCCTGCCATCTCGAGAAGCTCGCGAAAAAGAATTTCAAGGCCATTGCAAAGGCGCTCGGGGTGGAGGTCGAAGAGGTGCTCGAGGCCGCAAGGACCATAAGCAGGTGCTTGAACCCCATGCCCGGCGCCGGTTTCGGGAAAGACGAGTCCAGGGCGGTATTGCCGGACATATTCATACAAAAGGTCGGGGACGAGTACGTCATATCCCTCAACGAAGACGGGATGCCGAAACTCAAGATAAGCCCGTACTATAGGGAGCTCCTCAAGGCAGGCGGCGCGTCGGCGGACCAGGCCAAAGGGTACATACAGGACAAGCTCAGGAGCGCCATGTGGCTCATAAAGAGCGTCCACCAGAGACAGCGGACTATATACAAGGTAGTCGAATGCATAGTGAAGTTCCAGAGGGAGTTCCTGGACAAGGGCTTGAAGCACCTTAAGCCCCTGGTCCTGAAGGACGTTGCCGTGGAGATAGGGATGCACGAGTCCACGGTGAGCAGGGTCACCTCGAACAAGTACGTCCAGACCCCCAGGGGCATATTCGAATTGAAGTATTTTTTTTCCAACGGCATAGCCGGCGACGGCGGGGAAGCGGTCGCCGTCGAGTACATCAAGGAGAAGGTCAGGAAGATAATAGAGTCGGAAGACCCGAAAGCGCCCTTGAGCGACAAACAGATTGTCGAGGCATTGAAGGAGTCCGGCATAATGGTCGCAAGGAGGACCGCCACCAAGTACAGGGAAGCCCTGGGGTTCCAGTCCTCGAACAGGAGAAAGGTCCATTTCTGA
- the raiA gene encoding ribosome-associated translation inhibitor RaiA, which yields MQKSVTFRHMESSDALKTYAEEKSERLSKYLLEPAEIHWVLSVEKIRHIADATVTANGVTLKAQYDTQDMYSAIDMVIDKLEGQAMKHKDRAKDHKAPNGESASIRYTAVPEGEAAPAAPGRRIVKKENQFVKPMSVEEASMQMDVMKSDFLVFTDSGTGNTSVIYRLKDGDYGLIETTR from the coding sequence ATGCAGAAGAGCGTTACTTTCAGGCACATGGAATCCTCTGACGCCCTGAAAACCTATGCGGAGGAGAAATCCGAGAGGCTCTCCAAGTACCTGCTTGAGCCGGCGGAAATACATTGGGTGCTCTCGGTCGAGAAGATAAGGCACATAGCCGACGCGACCGTGACCGCAAACGGTGTCACACTGAAGGCCCAGTACGACACGCAGGACATGTACTCGGCAATCGACATGGTCATCGACAAGCTCGAAGGCCAGGCCATGAAGCACAAGGACAGGGCAAAGGACCACAAGGCGCCAAATGGCGAGTCGGCGTCCATCAGGTACACCGCCGTCCCCGAGGGCGAGGCCGCTCCAGCCGCGCCCGGGCGGAGGATCGTAAAGAAGGAGAACCAGTTCGTAAAGCCCATGTCCGTGGAGGAGGCCTCCATGCAGATGGACGTCATGAAAAGCGATTTCCTGGTCTTCACCGATTCGGGCACGGGCAATACCAGCGTCATATACAGGCTCAAGGACGGGGACTACGGGCTAATCGAGACCACAAGGTAG
- a CDS encoding PTS sugar transporter subunit IIA, whose protein sequence is MRLADVLSENRIMTGLEAGEKKELLEKMVSRAASLDNAVEKDAVLKAILERERLGTTGIGHGVAIPHGRVKGLKEIMVFFGRSEKGVDFDSMDRMPVHLFFLIMAPENSTAAHLKVLASISRLLKNQDLRSKLMNANGRSEIYRAIVEAERWSGVF, encoded by the coding sequence ATGAGATTGGCTGACGTACTGAGCGAAAACCGCATAATGACCGGCCTCGAGGCCGGCGAAAAGAAAGAGCTCCTTGAAAAGATGGTCTCGAGGGCGGCTTCGCTCGATAACGCGGTGGAGAAGGATGCCGTCTTGAAGGCCATTCTTGAGAGAGAGAGGCTCGGGACCACGGGAATAGGCCACGGCGTGGCCATCCCCCACGGACGCGTGAAGGGCCTTAAGGAGATAATGGTCTTTTTCGGGAGGAGCGAAAAAGGGGTCGATTTCGACTCAATGGACAGGATGCCCGTGCACCTTTTTTTCCTCATAATGGCCCCGGAGAACTCGACGGCGGCCCATTTAAAGGTGCTGGCGAGCATCTCGCGCCTACTTAAAAACCAGGACCTGAGGAGCAAGCTCATGAACGCGAACGGCAGGTCCGAGATATACAGGGCCATCGTAGAGGCCGAGAGATGGAGCGGCGTATTCTGA
- the hprK gene encoding HPr(Ser) kinase/phosphatase: protein MGVPVRELIDGEQAERFSLRLVTGEKGLGREVTTSRIQKPGLLLTGLLEELHSDRLQIFGAAEINYLKRLDEEELEDVLKVFKPELPAIIIARDLQPPGFLVDICAGKDIPLFITPHTSSVLIERVTKYLEERLAPSLTMHGVLVDVLGVGVLITGKSGIGKSECALDLVSRGYRLVSDDVVIVKRMPPNVLIGRSSELIKYHMEIRGLGIINVKDLYGITAIRERKQMDIVVELVKWESETEYDRLGLEENTFSILGVDLPYLKIPVSPGRSVATIVEVAARNQILKIMGHHPAKTLERELDNAMKVLKK, encoded by the coding sequence GTGGGCGTACCCGTAAGAGAACTTATAGACGGCGAGCAGGCTGAGCGGTTCAGCCTGAGGCTCGTGACAGGGGAAAAGGGCCTCGGCCGGGAGGTGACGACCTCCCGCATACAGAAGCCGGGCCTTCTCCTTACCGGACTCCTCGAGGAACTCCATTCGGACAGGCTCCAGATATTCGGCGCCGCAGAGATAAACTATCTTAAGCGCCTCGACGAGGAGGAGCTCGAAGACGTACTCAAGGTCTTCAAGCCCGAGCTCCCTGCCATAATCATCGCCAGGGACCTCCAGCCCCCCGGGTTCCTTGTGGACATATGCGCCGGGAAGGACATACCACTTTTCATAACCCCGCACACCTCCTCGGTGCTCATAGAGCGCGTAACCAAGTACCTTGAGGAGAGGCTTGCGCCTTCGCTTACGATGCACGGCGTGCTGGTGGACGTGCTTGGAGTGGGGGTCCTCATTACCGGAAAGAGCGGCATAGGGAAGAGCGAGTGCGCCCTGGACCTTGTATCGAGGGGATACAGGCTCGTCTCCGACGACGTGGTGATAGTGAAGCGCATGCCACCCAACGTACTCATTGGCAGGAGCTCGGAACTGATAAAGTACCACATGGAGATCAGGGGCCTCGGGATAATAAACGTAAAGGACCTGTACGGGATAACCGCCATAAGGGAACGGAAGCAGATGGACATCGTGGTCGAGCTCGTCAAATGGGAGAGCGAGACCGAGTACGACAGGCTGGGGCTTGAGGAGAACACCTTTTCCATCCTCGGGGTGGACCTTCCTTACCTCAAGATACCGGTAAGCCCCGGAAGGAGTGTTGCGACGATCGTCGAGGTCGCCGCAAGGAACCAGATATTGAAGATAATGGGCCACCACCCGGCGAAGACGCTTGAACGGGAGCTCGACAACGCCATGAAGGTGCTTAAGAAGTGA
- the rapZ gene encoding RNase adapter RapZ, with the protein MKDIRLVVISGPSGSGKSTAIKALEDLGFYCVDNMPVALLPKFLELLPRSGEIERVAAVVDVRERGFLKDFIPVLSELKAGGCRLEVIYLEADDGELARRFSETRRRHPLAAEESPLEGLSREREALKDLKAHADRVIDTTDFNVHQLRDLIKDIYSGPAERERMALNLISFSYRHGIPADSDLVMDVRFLPNPYFVNSLKRLDGTDRSVRDYLLSRDEAAAFLSRFKEFLSYLIPLYWKEGKSYLTIAIGCTGGRHRSVAMVEALSDGLNSDKVVVRKRHRDIGKT; encoded by the coding sequence GTGAAGGATATAAGGCTCGTGGTGATCTCCGGGCCTTCGGGCTCGGGCAAAAGCACCGCCATAAAGGCCCTCGAGGACCTCGGCTTCTATTGCGTGGACAACATGCCGGTAGCCCTCCTTCCGAAGTTCCTCGAGCTTCTGCCGCGCTCCGGCGAAATAGAGCGCGTGGCCGCGGTCGTCGACGTAAGGGAGAGGGGGTTCCTCAAGGACTTTATACCGGTCCTCTCGGAGCTCAAGGCCGGGGGCTGCCGCCTCGAAGTCATATACCTTGAGGCGGACGACGGGGAACTGGCCCGGAGGTTCAGCGAGACCAGGAGGAGGCATCCGCTCGCCGCCGAGGAGAGCCCGCTCGAGGGGTTGTCGAGGGAGAGGGAGGCCTTGAAGGACCTCAAGGCCCATGCGGACCGGGTGATAGACACTACCGATTTCAACGTCCACCAGCTGAGGGACCTTATAAAGGACATATATTCGGGGCCCGCGGAGCGCGAGAGGATGGCCCTGAACCTCATCTCTTTCAGCTATCGCCACGGCATACCAGCCGACTCTGACCTCGTCATGGACGTAAGATTCCTCCCGAACCCGTATTTCGTGAACTCGCTTAAGCGCCTCGACGGAACGGACAGGAGCGTCCGCGACTACCTCCTTTCGAGGGACGAGGCCGCGGCGTTCCTTTCGAGGTTCAAGGAGTTCCTCTCCTATCTCATCCCGCTCTACTGGAAGGAGGGGAAATCCTATCTCACCATAGCGATAGGCTGTACCGGCGGCAGGCACAGGTCTGTCGCGATGGTCGAGGCTTTGTCGGATGGCCTGAACTCCGATAAAGTGGTGGTCAGGAAAAGGCACAGGGACATAGGAAAGACATAA
- a CDS encoding PTS sugar transporter subunit IIA has protein sequence MIGAVIVTHGRLAEALLEAAEAITGKVEGIRILALSRSDTTDGIRDVLRAAVSEVDTGKGVLVFTDMFGGTPTNIALSAFEEDRVEVITGVNLPMVLKYVSHRSDKGLGELSELLKDYGRKSIVLAGDMLKDKK, from the coding sequence ATGATAGGAGCTGTAATCGTCACGCACGGCAGGCTCGCTGAGGCGCTCCTCGAGGCGGCCGAGGCGATAACCGGCAAAGTGGAGGGCATAAGGATACTGGCCCTCTCGAGATCGGACACCACCGACGGCATACGGGACGTACTCAGGGCCGCCGTAAGCGAGGTGGACACCGGGAAGGGAGTGCTGGTCTTTACCGACATGTTCGGCGGGACCCCCACCAACATAGCCCTCTCTGCTTTCGAGGAGGACAGGGTGGAGGTCATCACTGGTGTGAACCTCCCCATGGTTTTGAAATACGTGAGCCACAGGTCGGATAAGGGCCTCGGCGAACTTTCGGAGCTCCTGAAGGACTACGGGAGGAAATCCATAGTGCTCGCCGGTGACATGCTGAAGGATAAAAAATAG
- a CDS encoding PTS sugar transporter subunit IIB, with amino-acid sequence MLILIRVDDRLLHGQVICSWVPFTRADALIVASDEAAGDRLAADIIAACGCDELSVHVKSVSDAARYLSGGLPEERIMLVVGDLRDAMRLYEAGTRFKALNLGNIHHEGGRRITPSIIVNAEDEEIMERFEAMGVELEIRDVPRSAPITYTSERK; translated from the coding sequence ATGTTGATCCTTATCAGAGTAGACGACAGGCTGCTGCACGGGCAGGTAATATGCTCCTGGGTCCCTTTCACCAGGGCGGACGCGCTTATCGTTGCCTCGGACGAGGCGGCCGGGGACCGGCTCGCGGCTGATATAATCGCGGCCTGCGGCTGCGATGAACTTAGCGTCCACGTGAAATCCGTCTCGGATGCGGCCCGGTATCTTTCCGGGGGGCTCCCGGAGGAGAGGATAATGCTCGTGGTCGGAGACCTCCGGGACGCGATGAGGCTCTACGAGGCCGGGACGAGGTTCAAGGCCCTGAACCTCGGGAACATACACCATGAGGGCGGAAGGAGGATAACCCCCTCCATAATAGTGAACGCCGAGGATGAGGAGATAATGGAGCGGTTCGAGGCAATGGGTGTGGAGCTCGAGATAAGGGACGTCCCGAGGAGCGCGCCTATTACATATACTTCCGAGAGGAAATAG
- a CDS encoding HPr family phosphocarrier protein codes for MDSGQGNATNLERTYTIKNKLGLHARAAALFVQLANKFDSEILVRKDDQEVNGKSIMGILILAATQGSKVTLRVEGSDAEGALGALGDLIDRGFGED; via the coding sequence ATGGATAGCGGACAGGGTAACGCTACAAACCTGGAAAGGACCTATACGATAAAGAACAAGCTCGGCCTGCACGCAAGGGCGGCCGCTCTTTTCGTGCAGCTTGCAAACAAGTTCGACTCCGAGATACTCGTCAGGAAGGACGACCAGGAGGTGAACGGCAAGAGCATCATGGGCATACTGATACTCGCCGCGACCCAGGGCTCGAAGGTGACGCTCCGCGTGGAGGGGAGCGACGCCGAAGGCGCCCTGGGGGCTCTAGGCGATCTTATAGACAGGGGTTTTGGTGAGGATTGA